The following proteins are co-located in the Oceanimonas sp. GK1 genome:
- a CDS encoding ABC transporter substrate-binding protein produces MKQLFTASLLTLALGTTAQATDLSELEAKARAEGQVNSVGMPDSWANWKDTWRDLGNRYGLKHQDTDMSSAQEIAKFAAEKEDATADIGDVGAAFAPIAVQQGVTQAYKPSTWSEIPDWAKDADGHWMLGYTGTIAFIVNNELVKKVPTSWADLRDGDYQVTVGDVGVAAQANSAILAAAFALGGDESNLAPALDLFADLARQGRLSPVDTTIANLEKGEIEMAVLWDFNALNYRDQIDRDRFTVVIPSDGSLISGYATIINKYAKHPNAAKLAREYILSDAGQINLARGYARPIRSNVTLPDDVQAKLLPNEMYANARPIADFGTWEQSTKRLPRQWQTEVLVHQQR; encoded by the coding sequence ATGAAACAGTTGTTCACCGCAAGTCTGCTTACCCTGGCCCTGGGCACCACCGCCCAGGCCACCGATCTCAGCGAACTGGAAGCCAAGGCCCGGGCCGAAGGCCAGGTCAACAGCGTCGGCATGCCCGACAGCTGGGCCAACTGGAAGGATACCTGGCGGGATCTGGGTAACCGGTACGGCCTGAAGCACCAGGACACCGACATGAGCTCGGCCCAGGAAATCGCCAAGTTCGCCGCCGAAAAAGAGGATGCCACCGCCGACATCGGTGACGTGGGCGCCGCCTTTGCCCCCATCGCCGTGCAGCAGGGCGTGACTCAAGCCTACAAACCCTCCACCTGGAGCGAGATCCCCGACTGGGCCAAGGATGCCGACGGCCACTGGATGCTGGGCTACACCGGCACCATCGCCTTTATCGTCAACAACGAGCTGGTAAAAAAGGTGCCTACCTCCTGGGCGGATTTGCGCGACGGCGACTATCAGGTCACCGTGGGGGATGTGGGCGTGGCCGCTCAGGCCAACAGCGCCATTCTGGCCGCCGCCTTTGCCCTGGGTGGGGACGAGTCCAACCTGGCCCCGGCCCTGGATCTGTTCGCGGATCTGGCCCGCCAGGGCCGGCTGTCGCCGGTGGACACCACTATCGCCAACCTGGAAAAAGGCGAAATTGAAATGGCGGTGCTGTGGGACTTCAACGCCCTCAACTACCGGGATCAAATCGACCGGGATCGCTTTACCGTGGTGATCCCCTCAGACGGATCCCTGATCTCCGGCTATGCCACCATCATCAACAAGTACGCCAAGCACCCCAACGCCGCCAAGCTGGCGCGGGAGTACATTCTGAGCGACGCGGGCCAGATCAACCTGGCCCGGGGCTATGCCCGCCCCATTCGCAGTAACGTCACCCTGCCCGACGACGTGCAGGCCAAGCTGCTGCCCAACGAGATGTACGCCAATGCCCGCCCCATTGCCGACTTCGGCACCTGGGAGCAAAGCACCAAGCGCCTGCCGCGCCAGTGGCAGACCGAGGTGTTGGTGCACCAGCAGAGGTAA
- a CDS encoding alkaline phosphatase family protein, whose translation MHKVILIIIDGLAHEVARHSLGYLLAMTEAGRATGYKLQCELPALSRPLYETILTGTRPVDHDVVHNGVVRLSNETSLFHLAQRAGLTTAAAAYHWMSELYNRAPYDPLRDRFTQDPQLPIQHGIFYHQDDYPDSHLLLDAEWLRQGADPDLLLIHPMNVDHAGHQFGLDSSQYRNSARRFDLLLADYVPRWLQQGYQLMITSDHGMNRDRSHSGALPEEREVPLFVLGSAFSHDRHAHPRQTELCGTLASLLGLDHHKPQCRELLT comes from the coding sequence ATGCACAAGGTCATACTGATCATCATTGACGGTTTGGCCCACGAGGTAGCCCGGCACAGCCTGGGCTACCTGCTGGCCATGACCGAAGCGGGGCGCGCCACCGGCTACAAGCTGCAGTGCGAACTGCCGGCGCTGTCGCGCCCCTTGTATGAAACCATTCTCACCGGCACCCGGCCGGTGGATCACGACGTGGTGCACAACGGCGTGGTGCGTTTGAGCAACGAAACCAGCCTGTTTCACCTGGCTCAGCGTGCCGGCCTCACCACGGCGGCGGCGGCCTACCACTGGATGAGCGAGCTGTACAATCGCGCCCCCTACGATCCGCTGCGGGATCGCTTTACCCAGGACCCACAGCTGCCCATTCAGCACGGCATTTTCTACCACCAGGACGATTACCCCGACAGCCACCTGCTGCTCGACGCCGAGTGGCTGCGCCAAGGCGCGGATCCGGATCTGCTGCTGATCCACCCGATGAACGTGGATCATGCCGGCCACCAGTTTGGCCTGGACTCCTCCCAGTACCGCAACAGCGCCCGCCGCTTCGATCTGCTGCTGGCCGATTACGTACCGCGCTGGCTGCAGCAAGGCTATCAGCTGATGATCACCAGTGATCACGGCATGAACCGGGATCGCAGCCACAGCGGCGCCCTGCCGGAAGAGCGGGAAGTGCCGCTGTTCGTGCTGGGCTCGGCGTTCAGTCACGACCGCCACGCCCACCCTCGCCAGACCGAGCTGTGCGGCACCCTGGCCAGCCTGCTCGGCCTCGATCACCACAAACCCCAGTGCCGGGAGCTGCTGACATGA
- a CDS encoding ABC transporter permease subunit, giving the protein MTDLALTTDRPSHTAAPVNTGTLPAARPSPWRRRLPLLLLLPFGLVFALFQLAPIAWVAINAFQAGGDWSLAHFREILGSPWYHQSFTNSLDLAFWSSLAGLAIATLGTAALRRVPGRLQNAVVAFTTMSSNFSGVPLAFAFIVLLGMNGALTLLLQQLGLAEQFNLYSRGGLLVLYTYFQVPLAVLLLYPAFDALRDDWRDAAALLGAGPVRYWLRVALPVLSPALLGTFIILLANALGAYASTYALMTSNYNLVTIQIAGLVAGDIFLEPQLAAALSLLLMALLLLVTAVNQWLVARSRHV; this is encoded by the coding sequence ATGACCGATCTTGCCCTGACCACCGACCGGCCCTCACACACCGCGGCTCCCGTGAACACCGGCACGCTCCCGGCCGCTCGTCCTTCTCCCTGGCGGCGCCGGCTGCCGCTGCTGTTGCTGCTGCCCTTTGGCCTGGTGTTTGCCCTGTTTCAGCTGGCGCCCATTGCCTGGGTGGCGATCAACGCCTTTCAGGCGGGCGGCGACTGGAGCCTGGCCCACTTTCGCGAGATCCTCGGTTCCCCCTGGTATCACCAGTCCTTTACCAACAGCCTGGATCTGGCGTTCTGGTCCAGCCTGGCAGGGCTGGCCATTGCCACTCTGGGCACGGCGGCACTGCGGCGGGTGCCGGGCCGGCTGCAAAACGCCGTGGTAGCCTTTACCACCATGTCCAGCAACTTTTCCGGCGTGCCCCTGGCCTTTGCCTTTATCGTGCTGCTGGGCATGAACGGCGCCCTGACCCTGTTACTGCAGCAGCTGGGGCTGGCCGAGCAGTTCAATCTCTATTCCCGTGGTGGCCTGCTGGTGCTCTACACCTATTTTCAGGTGCCATTGGCGGTGCTGTTGCTGTACCCGGCCTTTGACGCCCTGCGCGACGACTGGCGCGACGCCGCCGCCCTGCTGGGCGCCGGCCCGGTGCGCTACTGGCTGCGGGTGGCGCTGCCGGTGCTGAGCCCGGCCCTGCTCGGTACCTTTATCATTTTGCTGGCCAACGCCCTCGGTGCCTATGCCAGCACCTATGCGCTGATGACCAGCAACTACAACCTGGTGACCATTCAAATTGCCGGCCTGGTGGCGGGAGACATCTTCCTCGAGCCCCAGCTGGCGGCGGCGCTGTCGCTGCTGCTGATGGCCCTGCTGTTGCTGGTCACCGCCGTTAACCAGTGGCTTGTTGCCCGGAGTCGTCATGTCTAA
- a CDS encoding ABC transporter permease produces the protein MSKPPLSARLTVWTLVVLLAAPIAITLAYSLAESWGARILPQGFSLEWYAKLWTDQRFLAAFGRSLLVCLAALTLSLVLILPALFVVFYYFPKLKGLMNLLVLLPFAVPPVVSSVGLLQLYAGGPLPLVGTPWILVLCYFTLSLPFMYRALANNLEAVNLPDLMDAAHLLGAGTTRAFLRVVLPNLRNGLLSALFLAFSFLFGEFVFANLLVGTRFETLQVYLYSQRTTSGHFTSAMVMSYFLFIGLATWVALRLQSRSA, from the coding sequence ATGTCTAAGCCCCCGCTGTCCGCCCGACTTACGGTCTGGACCCTGGTGGTCCTGCTGGCCGCCCCCATCGCCATTACCCTGGCCTATTCCCTGGCCGAGAGCTGGGGTGCCCGAATACTGCCACAAGGGTTCAGCCTCGAGTGGTATGCCAAACTGTGGACCGACCAGCGCTTTCTGGCCGCCTTTGGTCGCTCGCTGCTGGTGTGCCTGGCGGCGCTTACGCTCAGCCTGGTGCTGATTCTGCCGGCGCTGTTTGTGGTGTTTTACTACTTTCCCAAACTCAAAGGGCTGATGAACCTGCTGGTGCTGCTGCCCTTTGCGGTGCCGCCTGTAGTGTCGTCGGTGGGCCTGCTGCAACTCTACGCCGGCGGCCCGCTGCCCCTGGTGGGCACGCCCTGGATCCTGGTGCTGTGCTACTTCACCCTGAGCCTGCCCTTTATGTACCGGGCTTTGGCCAACAACCTGGAGGCGGTCAACCTGCCCGATCTGATGGATGCCGCCCACCTGCTGGGTGCCGGCACCACCCGCGCCTTTTTGCGAGTGGTGCTGCCCAACCTGCGCAACGGCCTGCTCAGCGCCCTGTTCCTGGCGTTTTCCTTCCTGTTCGGGGAATTTGTGTTTGCCAACCTGCTGGTGGGCACCCGCTTTGAAACCCTGCAGGTTTACCTGTACAGCCAGCGCACCACCAGCGGCCACTTCACCAGTGCCATGGTGATGTCCTATTTCCTGTTTATCGGCCTCGCCACCTGGGTGGCGCTGCGCCTGCAATCCCGGAGCGCCTGA
- a CDS encoding ABC transporter ATP-binding protein: protein MFYLEVAHLAKSFGDTRVFSDIHFDIRRGELVTLLGPSGCGKSTLLRSLAGLVSPDHGHIRVAGEDITHLKPQKRGIGMVFQSYALFPNLTVAGNIAFGLSMQKLNRAELNRRVAEAVELVGLEGREKHYPAQLSGGQRQRVALARALVVQPRILLLDEPLSALDAPIRKRLREQIRRIQQQLELTTVFVTHDQEEALTMSDRIFVMNQGSIVQADTAEGVYTHPASDFVAGFMGSYNLLEPAQAAALFGLRIRGRLAIRPETIYIREPGRDYGPAMTAPLPARVEHHQLLGNVIRYRMRLAHATLEVDTLNRGPASLLATGTPVELLLPKNELREVA, encoded by the coding sequence ATGTTCTATCTGGAAGTTGCCCATCTCGCCAAATCCTTTGGCGACACCCGCGTGTTCAGTGACATTCACTTCGATATTCGCCGGGGCGAGCTGGTCACCCTGCTCGGCCCCTCGGGCTGTGGCAAGTCGACCCTGCTGCGCAGCCTGGCCGGGCTGGTCAGCCCCGATCACGGCCATATTCGCGTGGCCGGCGAAGACATCACCCATCTCAAGCCCCAGAAGCGGGGCATCGGCATGGTGTTTCAGAGCTATGCCCTGTTTCCCAACCTGACGGTGGCCGGCAACATCGCCTTTGGCCTGAGTATGCAAAAGCTGAACAGGGCCGAGCTGAACCGCCGGGTGGCGGAAGCCGTGGAGCTGGTGGGTCTGGAAGGCCGGGAAAAGCACTACCCCGCCCAGCTTTCCGGCGGCCAGCGCCAGCGGGTGGCGCTGGCCCGGGCATTGGTGGTGCAGCCGCGCATTCTGCTGCTGGACGAGCCGCTGTCGGCGCTGGATGCCCCCATTCGCAAGCGGCTGCGCGAGCAGATCCGGCGCATTCAGCAACAGCTCGAGCTCACCACGGTATTCGTGACTCACGATCAGGAAGAGGCCCTGACCATGTCGGATCGCATTTTTGTGATGAACCAGGGCAGTATTGTCCAGGCCGACACCGCCGAGGGCGTTTACACTCACCCGGCCAGTGACTTTGTGGCGGGCTTCATGGGCAGCTATAACCTGCTCGAACCGGCGCAGGCCGCCGCCCTGTTCGGCCTGCGCATTCGCGGCCGGCTGGCCATTCGCCCCGAGACCATTTACATTCGCGAACCGGGCCGCGACTATGGTCCGGCCATGACCGCTCCCCTGCCGGCCCGAGTGGAGCACCACCAGCTGCTGGGCAACGTGATCCGCTACCGCATGCGGCTGGCCCACGCCACCTTGGAGGTGGATACCCTCAACCGGGGCCCGGCCTCGCTGCTGGCCACCGGCACGCCCGTGGAGCTGCTGTTGCCCAAGAACGAACTGAGAGAGGTTGCCTGA